In the genome of Taurinivorans muris, one region contains:
- a CDS encoding transporter substrate-binding domain-containing protein, whose product MKKITKMLSAFALVLGLSFSANAVELIVAHDTNFKPFEFRDENGNYTGFDIELWQELAKRAELQYKFQPMDFNGIIPALQTKNIDAAIAGITITPEREAVVDFTKPYYNTGLMIAVRTEDAEKVKSLDDLAGKIIATKTATSSAEYLRTTFTKAKEVKLFPNNDGLLFELMAKGVDGVFFDETILQDLAKASNGTVKVVGPLYQGQSYGIAFPKGSELVEKINAAYDSMVEDGTYKTLYMKWFGSEPK is encoded by the coding sequence ATGAAAAAAATCACAAAAATGTTAAGCGCTTTTGCGCTTGTTCTCGGTTTAAGTTTTTCTGCAAACGCAGTGGAACTTATCGTTGCCCATGACACCAATTTCAAACCTTTTGAATTTCGTGACGAAAACGGCAATTACACAGGGTTCGATATTGAGCTTTGGCAGGAACTTGCAAAGCGCGCGGAACTTCAATATAAATTTCAGCCGATGGATTTCAACGGAATTATTCCCGCTTTGCAAACCAAAAATATCGATGCTGCCATTGCGGGCATCACCATCACTCCGGAGCGTGAAGCCGTTGTTGATTTTACAAAACCGTATTACAATACGGGACTTATGATTGCCGTCCGTACGGAAGACGCTGAAAAAGTGAAAAGCCTTGACGATTTGGCAGGAAAAATTATCGCAACCAAAACAGCGACGTCTTCCGCCGAATATCTCCGTACAACCTTCACAAAAGCGAAGGAAGTGAAACTGTTCCCGAATAACGACGGTCTGCTTTTCGAACTTATGGCCAAAGGCGTTGACGGGGTTTTCTTTGACGAAACGATTTTGCAGGACCTCGCAAAAGCTTCCAACGGCACGGTGAAAGTTGTCGGTCCTCTTTACCAGGGGCAGTCTTACGGTATCGCGTTTCCCAAAGGCAGCGAACTTGTGGAAAAAATCAATGCCGCTTATGACAGCATGGTGGAAGACGGCACATATAAAACTCTTTATATGAAATGGTTTGGTTCCGAACCTAAATAA
- a CDS encoding amino acid ABC transporter permease: MAFEFQPQVMIDSFPLLIGGLEYTILITVAGLALGLFLGIVAGLINCGTNKFLKYVATAYIETIRGTPLIVQVMFLYFGLPLALGVRIPPVTAGVIAIGVNAGAYIAEIVRGAIISIHHGQEEAARSTGLNKFQTMLYVIWPQAFRRMIPPLGNQFIISLKDTSLLVVIGVAELTRRGQEIISINFKAFEIWLAVALLYLCLTLSLSYLLRLLERRMNAKIMKN; the protein is encoded by the coding sequence ATGGCGTTTGAATTTCAACCACAAGTAATGATAGATTCTTTTCCTCTTTTGATCGGAGGATTGGAATATACTATTTTAATTACCGTTGCAGGTTTGGCTTTGGGGCTTTTTTTAGGCATTGTCGCAGGGCTTATCAATTGCGGAACGAACAAGTTTTTGAAATATGTCGCCACCGCTTATATTGAAACAATACGGGGAACCCCTCTCATTGTGCAGGTCATGTTCCTATATTTCGGGCTTCCTCTTGCGCTGGGGGTCCGTATTCCTCCTGTGACGGCGGGCGTTATCGCCATCGGGGTGAATGCCGGCGCGTATATTGCGGAAATCGTGCGCGGCGCGATTATTTCCATTCACCACGGGCAGGAAGAAGCCGCCCGTTCAACCGGCTTGAACAAATTTCAAACCATGCTTTATGTCATCTGGCCGCAGGCTTTCAGACGCATGATTCCGCCGCTCGGCAACCAATTCATCATTTCTTTAAAAGATACTTCCTTGCTTGTCGTCATCGGGGTTGCCGAACTGACGCGCCGGGGGCAGGAAATTATTTCAATCAATTTCAAAGCCTTTGAAATTTGGCTTGCCGTCGCACTTTTGTATTTGTGTTTGACGCTGAGCCTTTCCTATCTTCTCCGTCTGCTGGAAAGACGCATGAATGCCAAAATAATGAAAAACTGA